TACGATGTCGACCGTGTGGTTTTCATGAAAAGTCCATGTGATTTCACCTGTGCTGAACGCGTCAACACGTCCGGTGATCGTACCGCTTCCGCCGGTGAGCGCCCATTTACCGCTAAGGTTTTTGGCTTTGGCTCCATCATCGGAATTACATGACAAAATGCTGATGGCGGCCAACAGCATCGGTAAAAATAAAATCTTTCTCATTAGTGTATTGGATCAGGTTATTGCCAATGAGATTTCAAATTACGGGAAAGGTTGCCTTGCACGGCCGGTTTTTGTTTCGCGGACGGCAATCCCGTCAAACAGGGTGGCAGAACAAGGCATTTCCGAAGCTGCTTCTCCATTGACAAATGGCACCTTAAAAGTGGGAACGGCTGCTGATAAAAAAAATAAAAACTTTCCCCAGTCTGCAGAAATTCTTTATTTTTGTGCCACCTGTAACGACAGGCCAAAACAGTCAAAAACTTCATTATGGACATACACGAATACCAGGGAAAAGAAATATTAGCCAGCTATGGCGTAAAAGTACAACGCGGCTATGTGGCCAATAACCCTCAGGAAGCTGTAGCGATGGCAAAACAGCTGACGGCGGAAACCGGCACCGGATGGCACGTGATCAAAGCGCAGGTTCATGCCGGAGGACGCGGAAAAGGCGGAGGAGTAAAATTGGCTAAAAACCTGCAGCAGGTAGAAGAGCTGGCTGAGCAAATCATCGGTATGCAGCTGATTACCCCTCAAACCTCTGCGGAAGGTAAGAAAGTCCACAAGGTTTTGATTGCCGAGGATGTATATTATCCGGGCGAAAGTGAAACCTCAGAATTCTATATGTCGGTTTTGCTCAACAGGGCCAAAGGCCGTAACATGATCATGTATTCTACCGAAGGCGGTATGGACATCGAGGAGGTTGCCGAGCACACGCCACATTTGATTTTCACTGAAGAAATTGATCCATCAGTTGGATTGCAGGCATTTCAGGCGAGAAGGATTGCATTCAATCTCGGACTTTCAGGAAATGCTTTTAAGGAAATGACTGCATTTGTAAGTTCTTTATATAATGCTTATATCGGTTCAGATGCCTCGATGTTCGAGATCAATCCGGTGCTCAAGACATCAGACAACAAGATCATCGCAGTGGATGCAAAAGTAAATCTCGATGACAATGCGCTGTACAGGCATCCGAAACTGGCTGAAATGCGCGACATCCGTGAAGAAAACCCGATTGAGGTGGAAGCAAAAGCGGCAGGATTAAACTACGTTGATCTTGACGGGACCGTGGGCTGTATGGTAAACGGTGCGGGACTGGCCATGGCGACTATGGACTTAATCAAGTATGCCGGTTTCGAGCCTGCAAACTTCCTGGACGTAGGAGGAACTGCTGATGCAAAGCGTGTTGAGCTGGCTTTCCGTATCATCCTGAAAGACCCTAACGTGAAAGCGATCCTGATCAACATTTTTGGAGGGATTGTGCGTTGCGACCGTGTGGCGCAAGGGGTTATCGATGCGTACAAAAACATGGGCGACAGCATTACCGTACCAATTATTGTGCGTTTGCAGGGTACCAATGCTGAACTTGCGAAAGAGATGATTGACAATTCCGGAATGCCGATTTTGTCTGCCGTACAATTCCAGGAAGCTGCCGATCAGGTGAAAGCGGCTTTGGCTTAATTGACAATTGATAATATGAAATGAAAATCCCGGCCATCAAGCCGGGATTTTTGTTATTAGCGATATTTTGATAAAGTCACCTGCCTCCAAAGGCCTTCGTTTCATTTTCCATCATTTTTTCGATGTTGAAATAAACGCCTTCCATTTTGTATTTCCCTTCCGTAAGTTTCATGTAATCGCATTTGCCTACTAATGATTGCCCTGAGACTTCAAGGTTGAAAAGACCAAGCAAAGTATATTCATGCCCGATCATCAACACATGGAAGCCTGTTTCGCAGCTTTTCCCATCACCGCTGGAAATGATTGCATCAACAATACCCTCAAATATCTTACTGGTCTTTTTGTATAAGGCTTCATCGCCTTTTGCTCGATATACATAAGAAAGAAAGTTCATTATCTTAAGGTCAAATGGGAAATCATTCAGGCCTTTCTCGCACAATTTTATGATGTCATCATAATCTTTCGGATCCAATTTGTCCATGCGGTAATATTTCATTAGCTTTTCTTCGTCCTTAAACCGGTAGAAAGAATTGTATTCCTTCCGGAAGGCATATCCGTAATACAAATGAAGGTGGTCGTCAGCCGTAAGTGAAGTGTCTTTTTCCTTCAATCGCTTAAGCAGTGTATCGTAGAAAAAATTGGAGCTTCTATCTGCAATATCCGTCTTGATTTGTTCGTAATCGGGAGCCTTAAATTCCGCTGGCTGGGAAAAACAGTTGAAGGAAAGTAAAATGGTAAGAATGTAGAATGATTTTTTCATATTGATTGCTTTTGGGAATAAACAGGTCGTTAAGTTACTTTTTTTTCTGAATTTCTCCCGTAATCTTTTTAACCTCCTTCAAAAGTAATGGAAAACCCGGTGCTGTCATATCATGTCCATACCCCTGAATTTCAAACAAATTCGTTTTCTTATGCCCGGCAACCTTCATCATCCGTGCCAGATAAGCATTTTCTTCATAACGGCCGAGCATCTCCATTTCGCGGTCACCGGTAATCAGTAAAAGTGGCGGTGCATCAGCACGAACGTGGTATAATGGTGCCATCTCATCAACTACTGGCTGTGTATCAGGAATCCCTTGTTCCTTCCGGATGGTGAAATGGGTAATCACCTGAGGGCTTAACGGAATCAGTCCCGCAATGTCATTGGCATCAATCCCGTATAATTTCAGCCATTTTTTGTCCAAACCAACCATAGTGGTCAGATAGCCGCCGGCAGAATGACCGGCCACGAAAATCAGTTTGTCGTTGCCTCCGTAATCCTGAATGTTCGTAAACGCCCAGGCTACTGCTGCTGCTGCATCCTCAATGAATGCCGGCGATTTTACTTTGGGGCTAAGCCTGTAATTGACGCCAATCACGGCGATTCCCTGTTGCATCAGTGCGGTCGGGATTTCCTTGCTACCCCCGGTGAGACCACCCCCATGAAACCAGACCACGGTCGCGAAATTTTTTTCGTTTGCCGGGTAATACAGGTCAAGCACACACCGCTCGTTGATGTACGCATCGGATTTGTTGACGGCGTCTCCATAATAATGGATGTTGCTCCTGGTGATATAAGCCGCATCCTGCGCGAGGGCAGGATGGCAGACGGTAATGAAAAAAAACAATAAGAAGCGGCGCATCGTTATGCCTCGGGTTTTTCATCGAAATTGACCATCCAGTGAATGCCGAATTTGTCTGTGAACATGCCGAAGTAGGCACCCCAAAAGGTGTTTTCCATGGGCATCATTACGGTACCTCCGTCTGAAAGTCCTGCGAAAATGCGGTCGGCTTCTTCGCGGCTGTCGGTGTTAATGGATACGGAATAGTTGTTGCCTATTACGAGCTTTTCGCCGTATTCGCCTGGTGCGTCCGACCCCATCAGGACAGTATCGCCTATCATCAGGGACACATGCATGATCAGGTCCGCTTCTGCAGGGGTACAGCGCTTTCCATCCTCAGACGGCGGCATGTCACCGAATCTGCCGATATACGGAAATTCACCTCCGAAAACGGACTTGTACAAATTAAATGCGGCCTCACACGTGCCGTTGAAAGTTAAATAAGGATTAACTGCTGCCATATCATTCGGTTTAAAATTGGTTACCAAATGTAATAAAAATGGCTGTAGGTCTTAAAAATACAGCGTTAAAACAGCATGTTCAGGCACATGATGTGACACAGTCCCCGATCAAAGCGAGATACGTACCCCACAAGGAGCGGCTCAACAACCCGGTAGCATTCGGTTGCAGGCAAAAAAAAACCGGCCATTGAATCTGACCGGTGGCTTTTGAACGATGGCAGGGCGAATACCATTCGCTGTATGGATCAGGATTTTTTACTCTTTCCGTTTTTGTATGCGACCTTCTCGACAATTTCCGGCTTTTTGGGCGCATTTCTTTTGGCATTAAAGTTTTTTGCAGGCTGTTTTGCAACGGGTTTTTTTGCGTCCTGTCTGGGTGAAATCCCCTTGGCTGGTGTTTTGGCGGACAAC
The nucleotide sequence above comes from Flavobacterium magnum. Encoded proteins:
- the sucC gene encoding ADP-forming succinate--CoA ligase subunit beta, with translation MDIHEYQGKEILASYGVKVQRGYVANNPQEAVAMAKQLTAETGTGWHVIKAQVHAGGRGKGGGVKLAKNLQQVEELAEQIIGMQLITPQTSAEGKKVHKVLIAEDVYYPGESETSEFYMSVLLNRAKGRNMIMYSTEGGMDIEEVAEHTPHLIFTEEIDPSVGLQAFQARRIAFNLGLSGNAFKEMTAFVSSLYNAYIGSDASMFEINPVLKTSDNKIIAVDAKVNLDDNALYRHPKLAEMRDIREENPIEVEAKAAGLNYVDLDGTVGCMVNGAGLAMATMDLIKYAGFEPANFLDVGGTADAKRVELAFRIILKDPNVKAILINIFGGIVRCDRVAQGVIDAYKNMGDSITVPIIVRLQGTNAELAKEMIDNSGMPILSAVQFQEAADQVKAALA
- a CDS encoding DUF4919 domain-containing protein gives rise to the protein MKKSFYILTILLSFNCFSQPAEFKAPDYEQIKTDIADRSSNFFYDTLLKRLKEKDTSLTADDHLHLYYGYAFRKEYNSFYRFKDEEKLMKYYRMDKLDPKDYDDIIKLCEKGLNDFPFDLKIMNFLSYVYRAKGDEALYKKTSKIFEGIVDAIISSGDGKSCETGFHVLMIGHEYTLLGLFNLEVSGQSLVGKCDYMKLTEGKYKMEGVYFNIEKMMENETKAFGGR
- a CDS encoding alpha/beta hydrolase; translated protein: MRRFLLFFFITVCHPALAQDAAYITRSNIHYYGDAVNKSDAYINERCVLDLYYPANEKNFATVVWFHGGGLTGGSKEIPTALMQQGIAVIGVNYRLSPKVKSPAFIEDAAAAVAWAFTNIQDYGGNDKLIFVAGHSAGGYLTTMVGLDKKWLKLYGIDANDIAGLIPLSPQVITHFTIRKEQGIPDTQPVVDEMAPLYHVRADAPPLLLITGDREMEMLGRYEENAYLARMMKVAGHKKTNLFEIQGYGHDMTAPGFPLLLKEVKKITGEIQKKK
- a CDS encoding VOC family protein, which encodes MAAVNPYLTFNGTCEAAFNLYKSVFGGEFPYIGRFGDMPPSEDGKRCTPAEADLIMHVSLMIGDTVLMGSDAPGEYGEKLVIGNNYSVSINTDSREEADRIFAGLSDGGTVMMPMENTFWGAYFGMFTDKFGIHWMVNFDEKPEA